One stretch of Ipomoea triloba cultivar NCNSP0323 chromosome 8, ASM357664v1 DNA includes these proteins:
- the LOC116027388 gene encoding aspartyl protease AED3-like has product MAALLILPFLLPLLSNTASATQFCASNKANSDDLSVMHIYGKCSPFNNPNPTSSWLTTVMNMAIKDPARLSYLSSLTAQKPKAKTNVPIASGQNVLNTGNYVIRARIGTPGQVMYMVLDTSSDNAWVPCSGCVGCSETVFAPNTSSTFGPVECSVPECSMVNGMSCPTGGSGACNFNQSYGGDSSFSAALSRDALGLGNDVVPDYAFGCINAVSGSKIPPQGLLGLGRGSMSLLSQAGALYSGVFSYCLPSFKSYYFSGSLRLGPMGQPKTIRTTPLLKNPHRPSLYYVNLTGVSVGKIWVYIPQEHLTFDPATGAGTVIDSGTVISRFVEPAYVAIREEFRKQVTGPFSSLGAFDTCFAVTKEFMAPPITFHFQGMDLVLPMENTLIHTSYGNLACLAMAAAPNNVNSVLNVIANLQQQNLRVLFDTINSRLGITHENCN; this is encoded by the coding sequence atggCTGCCTTACTCATTCTGccatttcttcttcctcttctttcaAACACAGCCTCTGCAACTCAATTCTGTGCTTCAAACAAGGCCAATTCTGATGACCTTTCTGTTATGCACATCTATGGCAAATGCTCACCCTTCAACAATCCAAACCCTACTTCTTCATGGCTCACTACTGTCATGAACATGGCTATTAAGGACCCGGCGAGGCTCTCCTACTTGTCTAGCCTCACGGCACAAAAGCCCAAGGCTAAGACTAATGTGCCCATTGCTTCGGGCCAGAATGTGTTGAACACTGGCAACTATGTTATTCGGGCCAGGATTGGGACTCCGGGCCAGGTCATGTATATGGTGTTGGATACTAGTAGTGATAATGCGTGGGTGCCTTGCAGTGGGTGCGTCGGGTGCTCGGAAACCGTGTTCGCCCCGAACACGTCGTCCACTTTCGGGCCGGTCGAGTGCTCCGTGCCCGAATGCAGTATGGTGAATGGGATGTCGTGCCCCACCGGCGGGTCGGGCGCTTGCAACTTTAACCAATCCTACGGCGGAGACTCCTCGTTTTCGGCCGCGTTGTCACGTGATGCGCTCGGGCTGGGCAATGATGTTGTGCCGGACTATGCTTTCGGGTGCATCAATGCAGTGTCGGGCTCGAAAATCCCGCCCCAAGGGCTATTGGGCCTGGGCCGGGGCTCCATGTCGTTGCTCTCGCAAGCCGGAGCGCTTTACTCGGGGGTATTCTCGTACTGTTTACCCAGTTTCAAATCCTATTATTTTTCCGGCTCGCTCCGGCTTGGACCGATGGGTCAACCCAAGACCATAAGAACCACTCCACTCCTTAAGAACCCACACCGCCCATCTTTATACTACGTGAACCTGACCGGCGTCAGTGTGGGAAAGATTTGGGTGTATATTCCCCAAGAGCACCTAACTTTCGATCCGGCCACCGGAGCCGGCACCGTCATTGATTCCGGCACGGTTATAAGCCGGTTTGTCGAACCGGCTTACGTGGCAATCCGGGAGGAGTTTAGGAAACAAGTGACGGGCCCATTTAGCTCCTTGGGTGCATTTGACACGTGCTTTGCAGTGACAAAGGAGTTCATGGCACCACCCATCACCTTCCACTTTCAAGGAATGGATTTAGTGCTTCCAATGGAGAACACCTTGATTCATACTAGCTATGGGAACTTGGCTTGCTTGGCCATGGCCGCCGCACCAAATAATGTCAACTCTGTGCTGAATGTGATTGCCAATTTGCAGCAGCAGAACCTTAGGGTTTTGTTCGATACCATCAACTCTCGCTTGGGGATTACTCATGAAAATTGTAACTAA